Proteins from one Malania oleifera isolate guangnan ecotype guangnan chromosome 4, ASM2987363v1, whole genome shotgun sequence genomic window:
- the LOC131154594 gene encoding sodium/hydrogen exchanger 2, giving the protein MALQLSAVMGKLNMLSTSDHASVVSMNLFVALLCACIVIGHLLEENRWMNESITALAIGLCTGVVILLTSGGKSSHLFVFSEDLFFIYLLPPIIFNAGFQVKKKQFFRNFMTIMLFGAVGTLISWSIISLGVTQFFKKLDIGSLDIGDYLAIGAIFAATDSVCTLQVLNQDETPLLYSLVFGEGVVNDATSVVLFNAIQSFDLTHIDPRIALQFTGNFFYLFFTSTMLGVLAGLLSAYIIKKLYFGRHSTDREVALMMLMAYLSYILAEMFYLSGILTVFFCGIVMSHYTWHNVTESSRVTTKHAFATLSFVCEIFIFLYVGMDALDIEKWRFVSDSPGTSVAVSSILLCLVLIGRAAFVFPLSFLSNLAKKSPNDKISFRQQIIIWWAGLMRGAVSMALAYNQFTRSGHTQLRGNAIMITSTITVVLFSTTVFGLMTKPLIRFLLPASKHTASVLSDPSTPKSFTIPLLGGGQNSDADFGGHEIRRPTSLRMLLATPTHTVHYYWRKFDDAFMRPVFGGRGFVPFVPGSPTERSNGQWE; this is encoded by the exons ATGGCTCTGCAATTGAGTGCTGTCATGGGAAAATTGAACATGCTATCAACTTCAGATCACGCTTCCGTGGTGTCCATGAATCTATTCGTCGCGCTTTTGTGTGCTTGTATTGTGATTGGTCACCTTCTGGAAGAAAATCGGTGGATGAATGAGTCTATTACCGCTCTTGCTATT GGTCTGTGTACTGGGGTTGTGATTTTACTGACTAGTGGAGGAAAAAGCTCACATCTTTTTGTCTTCAGTGAAGATCTGTTCTTCATTTATCTTCTTCCACCAATCATTTTTAATGCTGG GTTTCAGGTGAAAAAGAAGCAATTTTTCCGTAACTTCATGACTATCATGCTGTTTGGTGCTGTTGGTACATTAATATCTTGGAGCATCATATCATTAG GTGTCACACAATTCTTTAAAAAATTGGATATTGGTTCCCTGGATATAGGGGATTATCTAG cAATTGGTGCAATATTTGCTGCGACAGATTCTGTTTGCACATTGCAG GTGCTTAATCAGGATGAGACACCTTTACTCTACAGTCTGGTATTCGGGGAAGGTGTTGTAAATGATGCTACATCAGTGGTGCTTTTCAATGCAATTCAGAGCTTTGACCTTACCCATATCGATCCCAGAATTGCTTTGCAGTTTACTGGCAACTTCttctatttatttttcacaaGCACTATGCTTGGAGTGTTa GCTGGGCTGCTTAGTGCTTACATTATCAAAAAGCTGTATTTTGGCAG GCACTCCACAGATCGTGAGGTTGCCCTTATGATGCTTATGGCTTACCTTTCTTATATTCTTGCCGAA ATGTTTTATTTGAGTGGCATTCTCACAGTATTTTTCTGTGGCATTGTAATGTCCCATTACACCTGGCACAATGTGACTGAGAGCTCAAGAGTGACTACCAA GCATGCTTTTGCAACGCTGTCATTTGTTTGTgagatttttattttcctttatgttGGTATGGACGCCCTTGACATTGAGAAGTGGCGATTTGTCAGCGATAG CCCGGGAACATCAGTTGCAGTGAGTTCTATACTGCTCTGTCTGGTTCTAATTGGGAGGGCAGCCTTTGTTTTCCCTCTCTCCTTTTTGTCCAACTTAGCTAAGAAATCTCCAAATGACAAAATCAGCTTCAGGCAGCAA ATTATAATTTGGTGGGCTGGTCTCATGAGAGGTGCCGTATCTATGGCTCTAGCTTACAATCAG TTTACAAGGTCAGGGCATACTCAGTTGCGAGGGAATGCGATTATGATTACCAGCACCATAACTGTTGTCCTTTTCAGCACAACG GTATTTGGTTTGATGACTAAGCCTCTTATAAGGTTTTTGCTGCCTGCATCAAAACACACGGCGAGCGTGCTCTCAGATCCATCCACTCCAAAGTCATTCACCATTCCACTTCTAGGAGGTGGGCAGAATTCCGATGCAGATTTCGGTGGCCATGAAATTCGCCGACCAACCAGCCTACGGATGCTCCTGGCCACCCCAACTCACACCGTACATTACTACTGGCGCAAGTTTGATGATGCCTTCATGCGTCCGGTGTTTGGCGGGCGTGGTTTTGTTCCATTTGTTCCTGGCTCACCAACAGAGCGAAGTAATGGCCAATGGGAATGA
- the LOC131154595 gene encoding F-box protein At3g07870-like isoform X1, which yields MKRIKHPIPENEQQTQEAAQDRGPENEVAVSSIDDLPTPILLQILSSLPLKSIFTCRCVCRTWLNLLLDPQFAKLHFDRAPLCTLLRPIFHEPFSQNLYLIELKGNPAFDIGGRRIAREVSDCTCGDDVCHTNCDVHFKMKLNTIFRVPKLESEVQHSSEEFEIVDTELNMVNSCNGLLCLGEPHDGDSAVIYNPITGEYIRLPNAGADDFSTGYVVWGFGFSSKSNQYKVLKMVLRWIEYDTFIWGAKVVTVGRGGWRNIGPTPVTWDYQSSSVFLNGSLHWLCDYFVQPTFEIKPPAFVLYFDIDSEQFGVFAPPPPYLSKLCEKSVSDLSMRELEGCLCICDASNYDSVDIWVMKEYGVQESWTNVSSVETCWVDRCPMALRQPIDNLNNGNGNLLIYNDKNALVSYDGLGFRYLKIHGIETQFEVVTHTPSFLSLMDAAVGDNLEVLKVKSRSLELGPQGFEALFLVEEDGETDPTFSDSVYSTDTSEEQDDPENAEDQDDSVNAKT from the exons ATGAAGAGAATCAAACATCCAATCCCAGAAaatgagcaacaaacccaggaaGCAGCTCAAGATCGGGGACCAGAAAATGAGGTTGCCGTCTCTTCCATTGATGATCTTCCAACCCCCATCCTTCTCCAGATCCTCTCCAGTCTCCCTCTGAAATCCATTTTCACTTGCAGGTGCGTCTGCAGAACATGGCTCAATCTTCTGTTAGATCCCCAATTTGCTAAGCTGCACTTCGATAGAGCACCACTTTGCACTTTGCTTCGACCCATTTTCCACGAACCCTTCTCGCAAAATCTCTATTTGATTGAGCTCAAAGGCAATCCCGCCTTCGATATCGGTGGCCGCCGAATCGCTCGGGAAGTTAGTGATTGCACTTGCGGGGATGATGTTTGTCACACCAATTGTGATGTTCACTTCAAAATGAAGCTTAACACCATATTTAGGGTTCCAAAACTTGAGTCCGAGGTGCAGCATAGCAGCGAAGAATTTGAGATCGTAGACACTGAGCTTAACATGGTGAACTCATGCAATGGCTTGCTCTGTTTGGGGGAACCGCATGATGGCGACAGCGCTGTTATATACAATCCTATCACTGGTGAATACATAAGGCTTCCAAACGCGGGAGCGGATGATTTTTCCACAGGATATGTTGTTTGGGGGTTTGGTTTCAGCTCAAAAAGTAACCAATACAAGGTGTTAAAAATGGTGCTTCGATGGATAGAATACGATACATTTATTTGGGGAGCCAAGGTGGTCACAGTTGGAAGGGGAGGTTGGAGGAACATTGGACCTACTCCCGTCACTTGGGATTATCAATCATCTTCTGTCTTTCTGAATGGATCCCTTCATTGGCTCTGTGATTACTTCGTTCAACCAACCTTTGAAATTAAGCCTCCAGCTTTTGTTCTTTATTTTGACATTGACAGTGAACAATTCGGTGTATTTGCACCACCGCCTCCTTACTTGAGCAAACTGTGTGAGAAGAGTGTGTCTGATCTTAGCATGAGAGAATTAGAAGGTTGTCTTTGTATATGCGATGCTTCTAATTATGATTCTGTTGACATATGGGTGATGAAAGAATATGGTGTGCAAGAATCCTGGACTAATGTGTCTTCGGTAGAGACCTGCTGGGTTGACAGGTGCCCTATGGCTTTACGTCAACCAATTGATAACCTGAATAATGGGAATGGAAATTTATTGATTTACAATGATAAAAATGCTCTAGTTTCTTATGACGGATTAGGATTCAGATATTTGAAGATTCATGGAATTGAAACACAATTTGAAGTAGTCACTCATACTCCAAGCTTTCTTTCTCTCATGGATGCTGCAGTGGGAGATAATTTGGAGGTGCTGAAAGTCAAGTCAAG GTCTCTTGAGCTTGGGCCACAAGGGTTTGAAGCCCTTTTCTTGGTGGAAGAAGATGGAGAAACAGACCCTACATTCTCAGATTCTGTTTACTCAACGGATACTAGTGAAGAACAGGATGATCCAGAAAATGCCGAGGATCAGGATGATTCAGTAAATGCCAAGACTTAG
- the LOC131154595 gene encoding F-box protein At3g07870-like isoform X2 produces MSNKPRKQLKIGDQKMRCVCRTWLNLLLDPQFAKLHFDRAPLCTLLRPIFHEPFSQNLYLIELKGNPAFDIGGRRIAREVSDCTCGDDVCHTNCDVHFKMKLNTIFRVPKLESEVQHSSEEFEIVDTELNMVNSCNGLLCLGEPHDGDSAVIYNPITGEYIRLPNAGADDFSTGYVVWGFGFSSKSNQYKVLKMVLRWIEYDTFIWGAKVVTVGRGGWRNIGPTPVTWDYQSSSVFLNGSLHWLCDYFVQPTFEIKPPAFVLYFDIDSEQFGVFAPPPPYLSKLCEKSVSDLSMRELEGCLCICDASNYDSVDIWVMKEYGVQESWTNVSSVETCWVDRCPMALRQPIDNLNNGNGNLLIYNDKNALVSYDGLGFRYLKIHGIETQFEVVTHTPSFLSLMDAAVGDNLEVLKVKSRSLELGPQGFEALFLVEEDGETDPTFSDSVYSTDTSEEQDDPENAEDQDDSVNAKT; encoded by the exons atgagcaacaaacccaggaaGCAGCTCAAGATCGGGGACCAGAAAATGAG GTGCGTCTGCAGAACATGGCTCAATCTTCTGTTAGATCCCCAATTTGCTAAGCTGCACTTCGATAGAGCACCACTTTGCACTTTGCTTCGACCCATTTTCCACGAACCCTTCTCGCAAAATCTCTATTTGATTGAGCTCAAAGGCAATCCCGCCTTCGATATCGGTGGCCGCCGAATCGCTCGGGAAGTTAGTGATTGCACTTGCGGGGATGATGTTTGTCACACCAATTGTGATGTTCACTTCAAAATGAAGCTTAACACCATATTTAGGGTTCCAAAACTTGAGTCCGAGGTGCAGCATAGCAGCGAAGAATTTGAGATCGTAGACACTGAGCTTAACATGGTGAACTCATGCAATGGCTTGCTCTGTTTGGGGGAACCGCATGATGGCGACAGCGCTGTTATATACAATCCTATCACTGGTGAATACATAAGGCTTCCAAACGCGGGAGCGGATGATTTTTCCACAGGATATGTTGTTTGGGGGTTTGGTTTCAGCTCAAAAAGTAACCAATACAAGGTGTTAAAAATGGTGCTTCGATGGATAGAATACGATACATTTATTTGGGGAGCCAAGGTGGTCACAGTTGGAAGGGGAGGTTGGAGGAACATTGGACCTACTCCCGTCACTTGGGATTATCAATCATCTTCTGTCTTTCTGAATGGATCCCTTCATTGGCTCTGTGATTACTTCGTTCAACCAACCTTTGAAATTAAGCCTCCAGCTTTTGTTCTTTATTTTGACATTGACAGTGAACAATTCGGTGTATTTGCACCACCGCCTCCTTACTTGAGCAAACTGTGTGAGAAGAGTGTGTCTGATCTTAGCATGAGAGAATTAGAAGGTTGTCTTTGTATATGCGATGCTTCTAATTATGATTCTGTTGACATATGGGTGATGAAAGAATATGGTGTGCAAGAATCCTGGACTAATGTGTCTTCGGTAGAGACCTGCTGGGTTGACAGGTGCCCTATGGCTTTACGTCAACCAATTGATAACCTGAATAATGGGAATGGAAATTTATTGATTTACAATGATAAAAATGCTCTAGTTTCTTATGACGGATTAGGATTCAGATATTTGAAGATTCATGGAATTGAAACACAATTTGAAGTAGTCACTCATACTCCAAGCTTTCTTTCTCTCATGGATGCTGCAGTGGGAGATAATTTGGAGGTGCTGAAAGTCAAGTCAAG GTCTCTTGAGCTTGGGCCACAAGGGTTTGAAGCCCTTTTCTTGGTGGAAGAAGATGGAGAAACAGACCCTACATTCTCAGATTCTGTTTACTCAACGGATACTAGTGAAGAACAGGATGATCCAGAAAATGCCGAGGATCAGGATGATTCAGTAAATGCCAAGACTTAG
- the LOC131154595 gene encoding F-box protein At3g07870-like isoform X4 translates to MSNKPRKQLKIGDQKMRCVCRTWLNLLLDPQFAKLHFDRAPLCTLLRPIFHEPFSQNLYLIELKGNPAFDIGGRRIAREVSDCTCGDDVCHTNCDVHFKMKLNTIFRVPKLESEVQHSSEEFEIVDTELNMVNSCNGLLCLGEPHDGDSAVIYNPITGEYIRLPNAGADDFSTGYVVWGFGFSSKSNQYKVLKMVLRWIEYDTFIWGAKVVTVGRGGWRNIGPTPVTWDYQSSSVFLNGSLHWLCDYFVQPTFEIKPPAFVLYFDIDSEQFGVFAPPPPYLSKLCEKSVSDLSMRELEGCLCICDASNYDSVDIWVMKEYGVQESWTNVSSVETCWVDRCPMALRQPIDNLNNGNGNLLIYNDKNALVSYDGLGFRYLKIHGIETQFEVVTHTPSFLSLMDAAVGDNLEVLKVKSRMAVSLDLSL, encoded by the exons atgagcaacaaacccaggaaGCAGCTCAAGATCGGGGACCAGAAAATGAG GTGCGTCTGCAGAACATGGCTCAATCTTCTGTTAGATCCCCAATTTGCTAAGCTGCACTTCGATAGAGCACCACTTTGCACTTTGCTTCGACCCATTTTCCACGAACCCTTCTCGCAAAATCTCTATTTGATTGAGCTCAAAGGCAATCCCGCCTTCGATATCGGTGGCCGCCGAATCGCTCGGGAAGTTAGTGATTGCACTTGCGGGGATGATGTTTGTCACACCAATTGTGATGTTCACTTCAAAATGAAGCTTAACACCATATTTAGGGTTCCAAAACTTGAGTCCGAGGTGCAGCATAGCAGCGAAGAATTTGAGATCGTAGACACTGAGCTTAACATGGTGAACTCATGCAATGGCTTGCTCTGTTTGGGGGAACCGCATGATGGCGACAGCGCTGTTATATACAATCCTATCACTGGTGAATACATAAGGCTTCCAAACGCGGGAGCGGATGATTTTTCCACAGGATATGTTGTTTGGGGGTTTGGTTTCAGCTCAAAAAGTAACCAATACAAGGTGTTAAAAATGGTGCTTCGATGGATAGAATACGATACATTTATTTGGGGAGCCAAGGTGGTCACAGTTGGAAGGGGAGGTTGGAGGAACATTGGACCTACTCCCGTCACTTGGGATTATCAATCATCTTCTGTCTTTCTGAATGGATCCCTTCATTGGCTCTGTGATTACTTCGTTCAACCAACCTTTGAAATTAAGCCTCCAGCTTTTGTTCTTTATTTTGACATTGACAGTGAACAATTCGGTGTATTTGCACCACCGCCTCCTTACTTGAGCAAACTGTGTGAGAAGAGTGTGTCTGATCTTAGCATGAGAGAATTAGAAGGTTGTCTTTGTATATGCGATGCTTCTAATTATGATTCTGTTGACATATGGGTGATGAAAGAATATGGTGTGCAAGAATCCTGGACTAATGTGTCTTCGGTAGAGACCTGCTGGGTTGACAGGTGCCCTATGGCTTTACGTCAACCAATTGATAACCTGAATAATGGGAATGGAAATTTATTGATTTACAATGATAAAAATGCTCTAGTTTCTTATGACGGATTAGGATTCAGATATTTGAAGATTCATGGAATTGAAACACAATTTGAAGTAGTCACTCATACTCCAAGCTTTCTTTCTCTCATGGATGCTGCAGTGGGAGATAATTTGGAGGTGCTGAAAGTCAAGTCAAG AatggctgtttccttggacttgagCCTGTGA
- the LOC131154595 gene encoding F-box protein At3g07870-like isoform X3, translating into MKRIKHPIPENEQQTQEAAQDRGPENEVAVSSIDDLPTPILLQILSSLPLKSIFTCRCVCRTWLNLLLDPQFAKLHFDRAPLCTLLRPIFHEPFSQNLYLIELKGNPAFDIGGRRIAREVSDCTCGDDVCHTNCDVHFKMKLNTIFRVPKLESEVQHSSEEFEIVDTELNMVNSCNGLLCLGEPHDGDSAVIYNPITGEYIRLPNAGADDFSTGYVVWGFGFSSKSNQYKVLKMVLRWIEYDTFIWGAKVVTVGRGGWRNIGPTPVTWDYQSSSVFLNGSLHWLCDYFVQPTFEIKPPAFVLYFDIDSEQFGVFAPPPPYLSKLCEKSVSDLSMRELEGCLCICDASNYDSVDIWVMKEYGVQESWTNVSSVETCWVDRCPMALRQPIDNLNNGNGNLLIYNDKNALVSYDGLGFRYLKIHGIETQFEVVTHTPSFLSLMDAAVGDNLEVLKVKSRMAVSLDLSL; encoded by the exons ATGAAGAGAATCAAACATCCAATCCCAGAAaatgagcaacaaacccaggaaGCAGCTCAAGATCGGGGACCAGAAAATGAGGTTGCCGTCTCTTCCATTGATGATCTTCCAACCCCCATCCTTCTCCAGATCCTCTCCAGTCTCCCTCTGAAATCCATTTTCACTTGCAGGTGCGTCTGCAGAACATGGCTCAATCTTCTGTTAGATCCCCAATTTGCTAAGCTGCACTTCGATAGAGCACCACTTTGCACTTTGCTTCGACCCATTTTCCACGAACCCTTCTCGCAAAATCTCTATTTGATTGAGCTCAAAGGCAATCCCGCCTTCGATATCGGTGGCCGCCGAATCGCTCGGGAAGTTAGTGATTGCACTTGCGGGGATGATGTTTGTCACACCAATTGTGATGTTCACTTCAAAATGAAGCTTAACACCATATTTAGGGTTCCAAAACTTGAGTCCGAGGTGCAGCATAGCAGCGAAGAATTTGAGATCGTAGACACTGAGCTTAACATGGTGAACTCATGCAATGGCTTGCTCTGTTTGGGGGAACCGCATGATGGCGACAGCGCTGTTATATACAATCCTATCACTGGTGAATACATAAGGCTTCCAAACGCGGGAGCGGATGATTTTTCCACAGGATATGTTGTTTGGGGGTTTGGTTTCAGCTCAAAAAGTAACCAATACAAGGTGTTAAAAATGGTGCTTCGATGGATAGAATACGATACATTTATTTGGGGAGCCAAGGTGGTCACAGTTGGAAGGGGAGGTTGGAGGAACATTGGACCTACTCCCGTCACTTGGGATTATCAATCATCTTCTGTCTTTCTGAATGGATCCCTTCATTGGCTCTGTGATTACTTCGTTCAACCAACCTTTGAAATTAAGCCTCCAGCTTTTGTTCTTTATTTTGACATTGACAGTGAACAATTCGGTGTATTTGCACCACCGCCTCCTTACTTGAGCAAACTGTGTGAGAAGAGTGTGTCTGATCTTAGCATGAGAGAATTAGAAGGTTGTCTTTGTATATGCGATGCTTCTAATTATGATTCTGTTGACATATGGGTGATGAAAGAATATGGTGTGCAAGAATCCTGGACTAATGTGTCTTCGGTAGAGACCTGCTGGGTTGACAGGTGCCCTATGGCTTTACGTCAACCAATTGATAACCTGAATAATGGGAATGGAAATTTATTGATTTACAATGATAAAAATGCTCTAGTTTCTTATGACGGATTAGGATTCAGATATTTGAAGATTCATGGAATTGAAACACAATTTGAAGTAGTCACTCATACTCCAAGCTTTCTTTCTCTCATGGATGCTGCAGTGGGAGATAATTTGGAGGTGCTGAAAGTCAAGTCAAG AatggctgtttccttggacttgagCCTGTGA